A DNA window from Thiothrix subterranea contains the following coding sequences:
- a CDS encoding AAA family ATPase: MNEHVSSWLESFERQAMIRRALMVSGNIIDLAFNRHNRLMPINRVIEDSLKAQGFSQVVFYSRLSGVSGITSNEWNDLTQIGIQGEQGDSYDFDDDLETQNSVSNKGRIPIEPQNFFAVVEQVMTKTQKRVVFVVDWSNYLFGQVNALSETERAWLQQIATSLRDAEQTSGVEAMSQPQSLLIFLCSGNAALPPSAYLNNPLFAEISIPLPSIQEREAAILARFMQFNVLGNLSAGSKDLADFVTLTDTLTLRDIDNLARLSRQQETQLNLQNLISLYRFGKRQSPWEKLNYQRLKETASTLQKRVKGQDQAIEAVNKILIRAYTGLSGLQHSIKARTPKGALFFVGPTGVGKTELAKSLAQFLFGDEDACIRFDMSEFNHEHADQRLVGAPPGYVGFEEGGQLTNAVKKRPFSLLLFDEIEKAHPRILDKFLQILEDGRLTDGKGETISFADTFIVFTSNIGAAQIQPDTHDTVSEKFKQAVQNHFRDVLNRPELLGRIGEANIIPFNFMQDPNVLKAIARAKLKPLTIRLKEKWGIEKLVFADEERALDVLVKQVNLQHGGRGVLNVLTKSLFDPLAEFLFEQGEQPQRLKGRTLVIEQAGKTFDFELN; encoded by the coding sequence ATGAATGAACATGTCAGCAGTTGGCTCGAAAGTTTTGAACGTCAGGCAATGATTCGCCGCGCGTTGATGGTCAGCGGTAATATCATTGATTTGGCGTTTAACCGCCATAATCGCTTGATGCCGATTAATCGGGTAATAGAAGACAGTTTAAAAGCACAAGGCTTTTCACAAGTCGTTTTTTATTCTCGTTTGTCTGGCGTATCGGGTATTACGTCAAATGAATGGAATGATTTAACTCAAATAGGAATCCAAGGCGAACAAGGCGATTCCTATGATTTTGATGATGATCTCGAAACTCAAAATAGTGTTTCCAATAAGGGAAGGATTCCTATTGAACCGCAAAATTTCTTTGCTGTTGTGGAACAAGTGATGACCAAGACACAAAAACGAGTAGTGTTTGTGGTAGATTGGTCAAACTACCTGTTTGGACAAGTCAATGCATTAAGCGAAACCGAACGAGCTTGGCTGCAACAAATTGCGACGAGTTTGCGGGATGCCGAGCAGACCAGTGGTGTCGAAGCGATGAGCCAACCGCAAAGTCTACTGATTTTCTTGTGTTCAGGCAATGCAGCCTTGCCGCCGTCTGCTTATTTAAATAATCCGTTGTTTGCAGAAATTTCGATTCCACTGCCAAGTATCCAAGAGCGTGAAGCAGCGATTTTAGCTCGCTTCATGCAGTTTAATGTGCTCGGTAATTTAAGTGCAGGTAGTAAAGATTTAGCGGATTTTGTTACATTGACCGATACGCTGACGCTGCGAGACATTGACAATTTGGCACGCCTGTCTCGACAACAAGAAACGCAATTGAATTTGCAGAATTTGATTTCGCTTTATCGCTTTGGTAAACGCCAATCACCGTGGGAAAAATTGAACTACCAACGATTGAAAGAAACAGCCAGCACGTTGCAGAAGCGAGTCAAAGGGCAAGATCAGGCGATTGAAGCAGTCAATAAAATTTTGATACGTGCTTACACTGGTTTATCAGGTTTGCAGCACTCTATCAAAGCACGCACACCAAAAGGGGCATTGTTTTTCGTTGGGCCAACGGGTGTAGGCAAAACAGAATTGGCTAAATCCTTGGCGCAGTTCTTATTTGGTGATGAAGATGCTTGTATTCGCTTTGATATGTCGGAATTTAACCACGAACACGCCGACCAGCGTTTAGTCGGTGCTCCACCTGGATATGTTGGTTTTGAGGAAGGTGGTCAGCTAACAAATGCGGTGAAAAAACGACCATTTTCGTTGCTATTATTCGATGAAATTGAAAAGGCACATCCACGCATCTTAGATAAATTCTTGCAGATCTTGGAGGATGGGCGGTTAACTGATGGTAAAGGCGAAACTATTTCCTTTGCGGACACCTTTATTGTCTTTACATCGAATATCGGTGCGGCACAGATTCAGCCTGACACACATGACACGGTTTCTGAAAAGTTTAAGCAAGCAGTGCAAAATCATTTTAGAGATGTGTTAAATCGCCCCGAATTACTTGGACGAATTGGCGAAGCTAATATTATTCCGTTTAACTTTATGCAAGACCCTAACGTATTAAAAGCCATTGCTCGTGCGAAACTCAAACCCTTGACTATACGTTTGAAAGAAAAATGGGGTATTGAGAAACTAGTGTTTGCTGATGAAGAACGTGCGTTAGATGTATTGGTGAAGCAAGTTAATCTGCAACACGGTGGTCGTGGTGTGTTAAATGTGTTAACCAAATCTTTATTTGATCCATTGGCTGAATTCTTATTTGAGCAAGGCGAACAGCCGCAACGCTTAAAAGGACGTACCTTAGTTATCGAGCAAGCGGGAAAAACCTTTGATTTTGAGCTGAACTGA
- a CDS encoding PIN domain-containing protein produces MTDKILSQSTFFYPIPQVTATFRYRKVGTPTVFDELVMSLANDFPTLTNNSLGQIAKMMQIDPIFLQHTLSTLVDLEVLEKSYFDNKLENVKILELKLTKVGQDFYRRKQMPGRRHSKSEIFFFNPLSQTYEKPPKISHSAGNLTLNESLFAINEDMLQVLSSQAGGKLTWFTVDVELEPNGISHKFDQTQWQSVKVKLSLDQNRYLHISSDDKLFGQWLAERSASVLREHLLRPLMVNAEQEIITNKQLQYDDNELRSLVLADQLSDLSPVKNAIAVKFSDKQEINENSPFVVFDASLDEAGLNGKHLSIPYKEDVSDYINQLFFQFQSRKVFVESKGYLLTYFDHQPQNLPVKILTESESGWIQDLLAFQQPNLDTLVFMANFISEDELVAKLPTMSVTKADIFHQRIQETWNKNFVPESWAEKISVLINEDELATFTKLFPKVPLRLSRFARIFQGKLLDNALENQSVQAVKVSEFADILKATQALQKLDAGKIYLNTVNVETLTKVQAWQAIYADFNRTVLQSSSVLSKKAENFSDWRNRVRELFEPFQVERKFAVLDTNFVMNKPKKLAEIQTQRTVILPKTVIYELDKLKQTNQKEMNEAKNKLDQVQPTVEAEQQKMGELTRNIIAINTKLLERDQLSEAEIKVLKNEKTVLEKQKQTIEKDWIKAENNQTKLSQDIDQLKEKGYKIREALRKIEELKLAEHSQSESPAILAMVVEQEKMVADDKILSIAARYKLNDVVLYTEDRNLKSKATSIGIKTA; encoded by the coding sequence ATGACTGATAAAATTTTAAGCCAGTCGACCTTCTTCTATCCGATTCCTCAGGTGACTGCCACTTTCCGTTACCGCAAAGTTGGCACGCCAACGGTATTTGATGAATTGGTAATGAGCCTTGCCAATGATTTTCCGACGCTTACCAACAACAGCCTTGGGCAAATTGCCAAAATGATGCAAATTGATCCGATTTTCTTGCAACACACGTTAAGTACGTTGGTTGACCTTGAAGTATTGGAAAAAAGTTATTTTGATAATAAGCTAGAAAACGTGAAAATATTGGAATTGAAATTAACCAAAGTTGGGCAAGATTTTTATCGCAGAAAACAGATGCCAGGACGTCGTCATAGCAAAAGCGAAATTTTCTTTTTCAATCCCCTAAGTCAAACCTACGAAAAACCACCGAAAATCAGTCATTCTGCGGGTAACTTAACCCTGAACGAATCGTTGTTTGCAATAAATGAAGATATGTTGCAGGTATTAAGTTCTCAAGCGGGGGGGAAATTAACTTGGTTTACTGTAGACGTAGAACTGGAACCAAATGGTATTTCACACAAATTTGACCAAACCCAATGGCAAAGCGTAAAGGTCAAGCTTTCGCTTGATCAGAATCGTTATTTACATATTTCAAGCGACGACAAGCTATTTGGACAATGGCTAGCCGAACGTTCTGCTAGTGTGCTTCGGGAACACTTGCTTCGTCCGCTCATGGTGAACGCAGAGCAAGAAATTATAACCAATAAACAGCTTCAGTATGACGATAACGAGCTGCGTTCTTTGGTGCTGGCTGATCAGCTATCGGATTTGAGTCCGGTCAAAAATGCGATTGCGGTGAAATTTTCTGATAAGCAAGAAATCAACGAAAATTCTCCTTTTGTGGTGTTTGATGCCTCTCTTGATGAAGCTGGATTAAACGGAAAGCATCTTTCTATTCCGTATAAAGAAGATGTTTCGGACTATATAAATCAACTATTTTTCCAATTTCAAAGCCGAAAAGTGTTTGTAGAATCGAAAGGCTATTTGCTCACTTATTTTGATCATCAACCACAAAATTTACCAGTCAAAATTTTAACAGAATCAGAGTCTGGTTGGATTCAAGACTTACTAGCGTTTCAACAGCCAAATTTAGATACTTTGGTCTTTATGGCAAATTTTATCAGTGAAGACGAACTAGTCGCAAAACTGCCAACAATGAGCGTTACTAAAGCTGATATTTTTCACCAACGTATTCAGGAAACGTGGAATAAGAATTTTGTACCAGAAAGCTGGGCTGAAAAAATCAGTGTGCTGATCAACGAAGATGAATTAGCAACTTTTACCAAGCTTTTCCCGAAAGTACCACTTCGTTTGTCACGATTTGCCCGAATCTTCCAAGGAAAGCTGTTGGATAATGCCTTAGAGAATCAGAGTGTACAAGCCGTAAAAGTTTCTGAGTTTGCTGACATATTGAAAGCAACACAGGCGTTGCAAAAATTGGATGCTGGAAAAATTTATCTTAATACCGTGAATGTGGAAACATTAACGAAGGTGCAAGCGTGGCAAGCAATCTATGCTGATTTTAACCGGACTGTCTTACAATCATCTAGCGTGTTATCTAAGAAAGCCGAGAATTTCAGTGATTGGCGGAATCGAGTTAGAGAGCTGTTTGAACCATTCCAGGTAGAGCGGAAATTTGCGGTATTGGATACTAATTTTGTAATGAATAAACCCAAAAAATTGGCAGAGATTCAAACACAGCGCACGGTAATTCTGCCAAAAACCGTGATCTATGAGTTAGATAAATTGAAGCAAACCAATCAGAAAGAAATGAATGAGGCTAAAAATAAATTGGATCAAGTTCAACCGACTGTGGAAGCCGAACAGCAAAAGATGGGTGAACTGACTCGAAATATTATCGCGATAAATACCAAGCTGCTAGAGCGAGATCAATTATCCGAAGCTGAAATCAAGGTATTAAAAAATGAAAAAACCGTTTTAGAAAAGCAAAAACAGACAATCGAGAAAGACTGGATAAAAGCAGAAAACAATCAAACCAAGCTTAGCCAAGACATTGATCAATTGAAAGAAAAAGGCTACAAGATTCGTGAAGCATTACGAAAAATTGAGGAGTTAAAGCTTGCTGAGCATTCGCAATCAGAAAGTCCTGCAATTTTAGCAATGGTAGTAGAGCAGGAAAAAATGGTGGCAGATGACAAGATTTTATCGATTGCTGCTCGCTATAAATTAAATGATGTTGTGCTTTATACTGAAGATAGGAATTTAAAAAGCAAAGCAACATCGATTGGGATTAAAACCGCTTAG
- a CDS encoding 4Fe-4S single cluster domain-containing protein — translation MHWLNIAHIIEATQAEGPGLRFVVWVQGCLKRCKGCCNVNLLQIKPASLVRSGDIIERLKNVAQQYDLEGITFLGGEPLLQAEGLADIAEAAQKLGLSVMVFSGYEKVELVESRFIGSQRLLNATDLLIDGEFDNTQIETVRNWVGSTNQNIHYLTNRYSPEIEIRELTVTNEWRIHLHGRISGNGLPF, via the coding sequence ATGCACTGGCTAAATATTGCACACATTATCGAAGCAACCCAAGCCGAAGGACCTGGATTGCGTTTTGTGGTGTGGGTACAAGGTTGCTTAAAGCGTTGCAAAGGTTGTTGTAATGTAAATTTATTACAGATTAAACCTGCTAGTTTAGTGCGTTCAGGGGATATTATTGAGCGGCTAAAAAATGTAGCTCAACAATATGACTTAGAAGGCATAACTTTTTTAGGGGGTGAACCACTATTGCAAGCTGAAGGGTTAGCTGATATAGCAGAGGCAGCGCAGAAATTAGGCTTATCAGTAATGGTTTTTTCAGGTTATGAAAAAGTTGAATTAGTCGAAAGCCGATTTATTGGCAGCCAACGACTACTTAATGCGACAGATCTACTGATTGATGGCGAATTTGACAATACGCAAATTGAAACCGTGCGAAATTGGGTGGGATCGACTAATCAAAACATTCACTATTTAACTAATCGCTATTCACCCGAAATTGAAATCCGAGAATTAACTGTAACTAATGAGTGGCGGATTCATTTGCATGGGAGGATTAGTGGAAATGGGCTACCTTTTTAA